The Chitinophagales bacterium genome has a window encoding:
- a CDS encoding right-handed parallel beta-helix repeat-containing protein — protein MKKINKLRFLRLPSLSILVVLLCGFAASAQLNGTYTVYGSGANYPNLQAAANALSAGVSGPVVFKIRPGTWSSSSTSDAVIGNISGASATNTITFEAENGSAATTTIRNTNSSSSSTSGNFIFRLNSAKYVRVRNLTLDKTHSSYGRVFYFQGSAQYNIIENCVLKGSTSSSTSDYKARVYASSMSSGHHNIIRNNTIDRGSYGIYWRGSYSSSSGLSADNEFTGNTLNNPRYAGIYAYYTKNQKINNNTINTTLSSYFYGAVYCHYGDGALEIKNNKGNITGKTSTTYSLYIRYCDGNSGTHGVISGNDFTLQSSSSMYPVYNYGCTYLTYENNKITSTCTGTSYNYLYLSYSGSHNLIKNNTISAQNRRTFYFYGAYSSNYSVVEGNDIKIKSTDNSSYYGYTYALAYSNYAKLKNNTLDLTYSGTYYWYNRWTYYADNCEIIGNDITETKQNNSGYYMYNYFSYYSDNLQFKNNKFTASGGPNYYWYTYFNYYGYDMTMEGNDIDIKHTRSGSSIRSVYNYFYGYGTSTVKGNKIRSTAQSGYAYGIYINFLSGGGGDVEDNEIIATSSYGVYGLYVYYPSGSIKNNAVYTKAGNYNYTFRCYYPTNAKIYNNTFHSGATSSTNYLTYFYMYGSQYSVDFYNNSVSKSSGNGYAMYVYCTTPANFHSDYNNIYSPSGSLFYNPYVGGNYSSIQALRNGTGDNMNSLSYMPGFMNVNNGDLRPDPANPNSWALNGRGVQMTGNDKDINGNNRALTTIAGVPDLGAYEFTPTATPPNCTMSPATPTANGTQVVTFGQDTVAVLNWGNVVPTGFAVRQYTGTNPPGILSINPTQMFYYADFVGTGTNLDYEQDLYFKDPWLGTIASKSALRLAEKVGSSSWTGYSPSVSGSNVVRNFIHTPSVQDVGALFTGIDVSDNASADAIIEPVPPFCPGTYTVRLRIKNNGNNKINGLKIDWQKDGGTITTINYTTPIDINGSSAGNEATISLGSVTFGKAGVNIKAWTYLPNGKQDPIPGDDTLDQDYFAALSGTYTVGGTTPDFPTVVDAVDALNQYGTCGDVVFDVRPGVYTGQVVLKNAVSASNTTDHVTFQSVNGDPSTTQVSYSASGSGDLPTVTMDGASNFTFRNMGIVAANSNYGTGVEFLNKASNDSFVGCRIIVGTATSSYLRCVWNSGQAECNYNTFKDCSMEGGYYSVYWYTTSSPYSKGLTLDNCTLNPYYYGLYAYYSNEMTLRDNTVTARQPGTSYYGLLGYMYNPYNNNKTSEISGNKVVGFRGYSMYLYYVNGTTSKRSKVMNNSVITASNTTCYYPMLLYYPSNCDVLNNTLVNNGSNSSSYYGAYLYLSSYPNNKVFNNVFANLAGGYAANISYSSGYGTEVDYNNLYTTSKSQFMRGNSTSGSLKAWRSATGNDKHSVTYDPSITSNTNPAPLTTNPGVWALNGHGVHITGNTKDINGNTRIDKLADGVPDIGAYEILPEVAPPAATANPATADPGDTQVFTFAGNEVGRITWGLTAPTTPVIVQQYSGEKGNGIAAAASPMGSMYFHTDVAPVGNGTTFDFDFNLDYMDIWLGDIAAEQNLRLAHRVNGYPWMVYSGSLSTVDTTTDNIDASKLNRFGSYTALENGSIASAFVRAQGSVVICIGNSVLLNAEPQDGDNYKWYRNKTAIPGADGPNAKSYLATQPGDYSVVITFSGKSVESVPVTVTTIAPPNALINANGPLTYCTGNGLTLNAGNTTGVTYQWQLNGNDIPGATNNTYPVSQAGNYTVVVTNIGCSSTSTQTAVSSGPLTVDLGNDTSYCEVKNVWMKLDAGYPGAKYLWNTGDTTRTIEVKQGGKYTVQVDGGPNCVGQDDIQVTIDPLPKANGISFVQNGNTYQFFPSGPVGAVGFLWLFSDGSSSTQNNPTKTIDGDLYVRLVMFNACGSDTVQLGWPLSVQNVAGEDQLSIYPNPAKDQITVRLHQTAIETVEVVNSVGSVVYRTSVNSNEHRIDISGLANGHYMLRAITADGMITKQFDILK, from the coding sequence ATGAAAAAAATCAACAAATTAAGATTTCTGAGACTCCCGTCACTATCAATTCTGGTAGTGTTATTGTGTGGGTTTGCAGCAAGTGCCCAATTAAATGGTACTTATACCGTTTACGGAAGCGGTGCCAACTATCCAAACCTGCAAGCAGCGGCAAATGCGCTCAGTGCAGGTGTGTCTGGTCCGGTGGTATTTAAAATAAGACCCGGCACATGGAGTAGCTCATCTACCTCTGACGCCGTTATCGGCAACATATCCGGTGCCAGTGCGACGAACACGATCACTTTTGAAGCAGAGAATGGAAGTGCTGCGACTACGACGATCAGGAACACAAACAGCAGCAGTAGTAGCACGTCTGGTAATTTTATTTTCAGGCTTAATAGTGCAAAATATGTACGCGTAAGAAACCTGACCCTGGACAAAACCCACTCTTCTTATGGTAGGGTGTTTTACTTCCAGGGTTCTGCGCAATATAATATTATTGAGAACTGTGTGCTTAAAGGAAGTACTTCGAGTAGTACAAGTGATTATAAAGCCCGTGTATATGCGAGTTCTATGTCAAGCGGACACCACAACATTATACGGAACAATACGATAGACAGAGGCTCTTATGGTATTTATTGGAGGGGTAGTTATAGCTCGTCTTCTGGCTTATCTGCCGACAATGAGTTTACAGGTAATACACTGAATAATCCAAGGTATGCAGGTATATATGCATACTATACTAAAAATCAAAAGATCAATAACAACACGATCAACACTACATTGAGCAGTTATTTTTATGGTGCTGTTTATTGTCATTATGGTGATGGTGCTTTGGAGATAAAAAATAACAAGGGTAACATTACGGGTAAAACATCTACAACATATAGTTTGTATATCCGTTATTGCGATGGTAATTCCGGTACACACGGTGTTATTTCAGGTAATGATTTTACACTTCAATCCAGTAGTAGTATGTACCCGGTTTATAACTATGGCTGTACATACCTTACTTACGAGAATAATAAAATAACATCAACCTGTACTGGTACCAGTTACAACTATCTGTACCTTTCTTACAGCGGTTCTCACAACCTTATTAAGAATAATACAATATCCGCACAGAACAGACGAACCTTTTATTTCTACGGCGCATACAGCAGTAATTATTCTGTAGTGGAGGGTAATGATATTAAAATTAAGAGTACTGATAATTCCAGTTACTACGGCTATACTTATGCATTAGCATATAGTAACTATGCAAAACTTAAGAATAACACCCTTGACCTGACGTATTCGGGTACTTATTATTGGTATAATCGCTGGACATATTATGCTGATAATTGTGAAATTATTGGTAATGACATAACCGAGACGAAACAAAATAACAGCGGTTATTACATGTACAACTATTTCTCTTACTACTCTGATAACTTACAATTCAAAAACAACAAATTCACCGCATCGGGCGGACCTAACTATTATTGGTATACATATTTCAACTACTATGGCTATGATATGACCATGGAGGGCAATGATATTGATATCAAGCACACCCGCTCAGGTTCGAGTATTCGAAGTGTATACAACTATTTTTATGGTTACGGTACCTCAACCGTAAAAGGGAATAAGATTCGTTCTACGGCACAGAGCGGTTATGCGTATGGTATTTACATCAATTTCCTCAGCGGAGGTGGTGGTGATGTTGAGGATAATGAGATCATTGCAACGTCTTCATATGGTGTATATGGTCTGTATGTTTATTATCCATCAGGCTCAATCAAGAACAATGCTGTATATACAAAAGCGGGTAACTATAACTACACGTTCAGATGTTATTATCCTACCAATGCCAAGATATATAACAATACATTCCATAGCGGCGCTACGTCAAGTACTAACTATCTGACTTATTTCTATATGTATGGGTCTCAGTACAGTGTGGATTTTTATAACAATTCTGTAAGTAAGAGCAGTGGTAATGGTTATGCTATGTATGTATATTGCACAACACCTGCAAACTTCCACAGTGATTACAATAATATTTACTCACCAAGCGGTAGCCTTTTCTACAACCCATATGTAGGGGGCAACTATTCGAGCATTCAGGCGTTGCGTAACGGCACGGGTGATAACATGAACTCGCTGTCATATATGCCGGGCTTTATGAATGTAAATAACGGGGACCTTCGTCCTGATCCAGCTAACCCTAATAGCTGGGCCTTGAATGGCCGCGGTGTTCAGATGACCGGTAATGATAAAGATATTAATGGTAATAACCGTGCTTTGACAACTATCGCAGGTGTGCCTGACCTTGGCGCTTATGAGTTCACGCCGACAGCTACACCGCCTAACTGTACCATGTCGCCGGCTACACCAACAGCAAACGGTACGCAGGTAGTTACCTTCGGCCAGGATACGGTAGCCGTGTTGAACTGGGGTAATGTGGTACCAACCGGTTTTGCAGTAAGGCAGTACACAGGAACCAACCCTCCGGGTATCCTTTCTATCAACCCTACGCAGATGTTCTATTATGCAGACTTTGTGGGCACAGGTACTAACCTGGACTACGAACAGGACCTGTATTTTAAAGACCCCTGGTTAGGCACGATCGCATCAAAAAGTGCGCTGCGCCTTGCTGAGAAGGTAGGTAGCAGCAGTTGGACGGGTTACTCGCCAAGTGTGAGCGGATCTAACGTGGTACGTAACTTTATCCATACGCCGAGCGTGCAGGATGTAGGTGCTTTGTTCACGGGTATTGACGTGAGCGATAATGCGAGTGCAGATGCGATCATCGAGCCTGTACCACCGTTCTGCCCGGGCACCTATACGGTACGCCTGCGTATCAAGAACAATGGTAATAACAAGATCAATGGACTGAAGATAGACTGGCAGAAAGATGGCGGTACCATCACGACGATCAACTATACGACGCCGATCGATATCAACGGCAGCAGCGCCGGTAATGAGGCAACCATCTCACTGGGTTCAGTGACCTTTGGTAAGGCGGGCGTCAATATCAAAGCCTGGACCTACCTGCCTAACGGTAAACAAGATCCTATACCGGGAGATGACACGCTGGACCAGGATTATTTTGCTGCACTGAGCGGTACCTATACTGTCGGTGGTACCACACCGGATTTCCCGACTGTTGTGGACGCAGTAGATGCCTTGAACCAATACGGTACCTGCGGTGATGTGGTATTTGACGTGCGCCCGGGTGTATACACCGGCCAGGTGGTATTGAAGAATGCGGTATCGGCATCGAATACAACAGACCATGTTACCTTCCAGTCCGTGAACGGAGATCCGTCCACTACGCAGGTAAGTTATTCAGCTTCGGGAAGCGGTGATCTTCCTACCGTGACCATGGACGGGGCCTCTAATTTCACGTTCCGTAATATGGGTATCGTAGCAGCGAACAGCAATTACGGCACCGGTGTTGAGTTCCTGAATAAAGCGTCGAATGACAGCTTTGTGGGTTGTCGCATCATCGTAGGTACAGCCACGAGCAGCTACCTGCGTTGCGTATGGAATAGCGGCCAGGCAGAGTGTAACTACAATACTTTTAAAGATTGTAGTATGGAAGGTGGTTATTATAGTGTTTACTGGTACACCACCAGTTCGCCATATAGTAAAGGCCTGACATTGGATAATTGTACGCTTAATCCTTACTACTACGGCTTGTATGCATACTATAGTAATGAAATGACTTTGAGAGATAATACGGTGACAGCCCGCCAGCCGGGCACCTCATATTATGGTTTGTTAGGTTATATGTATAATCCATACAACAATAATAAGACCTCGGAGATATCTGGTAATAAGGTAGTAGGATTCAGGGGATACAGCATGTACCTGTATTATGTAAACGGTACAACCAGCAAGCGCAGTAAGGTGATGAATAACTCAGTGATCACGGCCAGTAACACGACCTGTTACTATCCTATGTTGCTGTACTATCCGTCCAACTGTGATGTGTTGAATAACACACTTGTGAACAACGGGTCTAATTCATCATCATATTATGGAGCCTATTTGTATTTGAGTAGTTACCCGAACAATAAAGTGTTCAATAATGTATTTGCGAACCTGGCAGGCGGTTATGCGGCGAACATTAGTTATAGCTCCGGTTATGGTACAGAGGTTGACTATAATAACCTGTATACAACCAGCAAGAGCCAGTTTATGAGGGGTAACAGTACATCAGGTAGCTTAAAAGCATGGCGTTCAGCTACCGGCAATGACAAACATTCAGTAACATATGATCCTTCTATCACGAGCAATACAAACCCTGCCCCTTTAACCACTAACCCCGGAGTATGGGCACTGAACGGCCATGGTGTACACATCACCGGTAACACGAAGGACATAAATGGTAACACGCGTATTGATAAGCTGGCAGATGGCGTACCTGACATAGGAGCTTATGAGATACTTCCTGAAGTAGCACCACCTGCCGCCACCGCGAACCCTGCAACGGCAGATCCGGGCGATACACAGGTATTTACCTTTGCGGGCAATGAAGTGGGCCGCATCACCTGGGGGCTTACCGCGCCTACGACTCCTGTAATAGTACAGCAGTACAGCGGTGAGAAAGGTAACGGTATTGCTGCTGCGGCGAGCCCTATGGGCAGTATGTACTTCCATACGGATGTAGCTCCTGTGGGCAACGGAACAACCTTTGATTTTGATTTCAACCTGGATTATATGGATATCTGGTTAGGTGACATAGCCGCAGAGCAGAACCTTCGCCTTGCGCACCGCGTAAACGGTTATCCATGGATGGTGTACAGTGGCTCACTGAGTACAGTTGATACCACTACCGATAATATAGACGCATCCAAACTGAACCGTTTCGGATCATACACCGCTCTTGAGAACGGCAGTATCGCTTCGGCCTTTGTACGTGCACAGGGCAGTGTAGTTATCTGTATCGGCAACAGCGTACTGCTGAACGCCGAACCACAGGATGGTGACAACTACAAATGGTACCGTAACAAAACAGCGATCCCCGGTGCCGATGGTCCTAACGCGAAGAGCTACCTGGCCACGCAGCCCGGTGACTACAGCGTAGTGATCACCTTCAGCGGCAAGAGCGTAGAGTCAGTACCTGTAACAGTAACGACGATCGCACCACCGAATGCGCTGATCAACGCGAACGGTCCTCTGACCTATTGTACGGGTAACGGCCTGACGCTGAATGCGGGTAACACTACAGGCGTGACCTACCAGTGGCAGCTGAACGGTAATGACATCCCGGGCGCAACGAACAATACCTACCCTGTAAGCCAGGCTGGTAACTATACAGTAGTGGTAACGAACATCGGTTGTTCAAGTACCTCGACGCAGACCGCAGTAAGTTCCGGTCCACTGACTGTAGACCTGGGTAATGACACGAGCTACTGCGAGGTTAAGAACGTATGGATGAAGCTGGATGCGGGTTATCCGGGTGCCAAATACCTTTGGAACACCGGTGATACGACCCGTACGATAGAAGTTAAGCAAGGCGGAAAGTATACAGTACAGGTAGATGGCGGTCCTAACTGCGTAGGTCAGGATGACATCCAGGTAACGATCGATCCTTTACCTAAAGCGAATGGTATCTCCTTTGTACAGAACGGCAATACGTACCAGTTCTTCCCGAGTGGTCCTGTAGGTGCGGTAGGGTTCCTGTGGTTGTTCAGCGATGGCTCGAGCAGTACCCAGAACAACCCGACCAAGACGATCGACGGAGATCTGTATGTAAGGTTAGTGATGTTCAATGCCTGCGGCAGTGACACGGTACAGTTAGGCTGGCCTCTGAGCGTACAGAACGTAGCGGGAGAAGACCAGCTGAGTATCTATCCTAATCCTGCAAAAGATCAAATTACGGTTAGGTTGCATCAGACAGCGATAGAGACCGTAGAAGTAGTGAACAGTGTAGGAAGTGTTGTATACAGGACATCAGTTAACAGTAACGAGCACCGCATAGACATCAGCGGACTGGCCAATGGTCACTACATGCTGCGTGCAATAACTGCGGATGGTATGATCACTAAACAGTTCGATATACTGAAATAA